A single Paenibacillus sp. FSL R5-0517 DNA region contains:
- the sigE gene encoding RNA polymerase sporulation sigma factor SigE, with translation MLVKWKLVAQLQYYRLLFLLGLKSEEIYYIGGSEALPPPLTREEEEFLLQKLSSGDSAIRAMLIERNLRLVVYIARKFENTGINIEDLVSIGAIGLIKAVNTFDPEKKIKLATYASRCIENEILMYLRRNSKIRTEVSFDEPLNIDWDGNELLLSDVLGTENDTIYRNIEEQVDRKLLHKALEKLTERERMIMELRFGLTDGEEKTQKDVADLLGISQSYISRLEKRIIKRLRKEFNKMV, from the coding sequence ATGCTTGTGAAATGGAAACTGGTGGCGCAGCTGCAATATTACCGTCTGTTATTTTTGTTGGGACTCAAAAGTGAAGAGATCTATTATATCGGGGGAAGTGAGGCACTTCCGCCGCCTTTGACAAGGGAAGAAGAAGAATTTTTACTGCAAAAATTATCTTCGGGAGACTCGGCCATTCGCGCGATGCTCATTGAGCGCAATCTGCGTCTGGTGGTATACATCGCACGCAAGTTTGAGAACACAGGAATCAATATTGAAGATCTGGTCTCCATTGGAGCCATCGGACTGATTAAGGCAGTTAATACATTCGACCCGGAAAAGAAAATCAAACTGGCAACCTATGCTTCACGGTGTATCGAAAATGAAATTTTGATGTACCTGAGACGTAATAGTAAGATCCGAACTGAAGTTTCTTTTGATGAACCCCTTAACATTGATTGGGATGGAAATGAACTATTATTATCGGATGTACTGGGTACAGAAAACGATACAATCTATCGGAATATTGAAGAGCAGGTAGACCGAAAACTTTTGCACAAGGCACTGGAAAAATTAACGGAGCGTGAGCGAATGATTATGGAGCTTCGTTTTGGCTTGACGGATGGGGAAGAAAAGACACAAAAGGACGTAGCAGATCTACTTGGAATCTCCCAATCCTACATCTCTCGTCTCGAAAAAAGAATCATTAAAAGACTTCGCAAGGAGTTCAATAAAATGGTCTGA
- the spoIIGA gene encoding sigma-E processing peptidase SpoIIGA, protein MVVYVDLIFLTNLCIDGALIGMTAWMRKTKLVWWRWLLSAIVGALYVVMMFVPEFDFMFTFLIKFGFSLVMLTIAFGFKGLQAFTRTLGTFYVINFVAAGGILGVHYMLQSSGELFNGIWFTASGGMSFDLKIAFWFTFIVFFAVLFVFKAVQSSKRKTDRMTTYLGKVEVCIDEVVISCTGLLDTGNQLTDPLSRMPVMVMEVSLWQDMLPASWKGRLKDEAPDNLIMELDQESFQWQDRLRLVPYRGINKGTAFMLAMKPDRVKVTMGETCYETTRVLIGLDGGVLSSDGKYQAVIHPELVQDAASAQSTALSAGATEKPLNVV, encoded by the coding sequence TTGGTTGTGTATGTGGATCTTATTTTTTTGACAAACCTGTGTATTGACGGTGCACTCATCGGCATGACCGCCTGGATGCGAAAAACGAAGCTGGTTTGGTGGCGATGGTTACTGTCAGCCATTGTGGGCGCGTTATACGTGGTTATGATGTTTGTACCGGAGTTTGATTTTATGTTCACTTTTTTGATCAAGTTCGGGTTCTCGCTGGTCATGCTTACGATTGCTTTTGGTTTTAAGGGTCTGCAGGCTTTTACGAGGACGCTGGGTACCTTCTATGTGATTAATTTTGTCGCTGCCGGAGGTATTCTGGGTGTGCATTACATGCTTCAGAGCTCCGGTGAGCTGTTTAACGGCATTTGGTTCACGGCTTCTGGCGGGATGTCATTTGATCTGAAGATTGCCTTCTGGTTCACGTTTATCGTATTCTTTGCTGTCCTGTTTGTATTCAAAGCTGTGCAGAGCTCAAAACGGAAAACAGATCGCATGACGACCTATTTGGGTAAAGTTGAGGTCTGCATCGATGAGGTAGTCATTTCTTGTACAGGCCTTCTGGATACGGGCAATCAACTTACAGATCCCTTATCGCGTATGCCAGTCATGGTGATGGAGGTTTCGTTGTGGCAAGACATGTTACCGGCTTCGTGGAAGGGTAGACTCAAGGACGAGGCGCCGGACAACCTTATTATGGAGCTTGATCAGGAAAGTTTTCAGTGGCAGGATCGACTGCGGCTAGTGCCCTATCGAGGCATTAACAAAGGCACTGCGTTTATGCTGGCAATGAAGCCGGACCGGGTGAAGGTGACGATGGGGGAAACATGTTATGAGACGACAAGGGTACTCATTGGGCTGGATGGAGGTGTTTTGTCGTCGGATGGGAAATATCAGGCCGTGATTCATCCTGAACTTGTGCAAGACGCTGCTTCTGCGCAGTCTACGGCTCTCTCTGCGGGAGCAACAGAAAAGCCGCTGAATGTGGTATAG
- the ftsZ gene encoding cell division protein FtsZ, with the protein MLEFDFEMESLAQIKVIGVGGGGSNAVNRMIENGVQGVEFITVNTDAQALHLAKSEHKLQIGDKLTRGLGAGANPDVGKKAAEESRDLIMNTLKGADMVFVTAGMGGGTGTGAAPVIAEIAKECGALTVGVVTRPFTFEGRKRSSHAEQGIEALKEKVDTLIVIPNDRLLEIVDKKTPMLEAFRQADNVLRQAVQGISDLIAVPGLINLDFADVKTIMHERGSALMGIGESTGENRAAEAARKAIMSPLLETSIEGARGVIMNITGGVNLSLYEVNEAAEIVTSASDPEVNMIFGAIIDEDLKEEIKVTVIATGFEDKPAPPPQGRKPAPATTETTDTRSPNLRPFGNQPSNDQLDIPTFLRNRSRNNNND; encoded by the coding sequence ATGTTGGAATTTGATTTCGAGATGGAGAGCTTGGCTCAAATTAAAGTCATCGGTGTAGGCGGCGGCGGAAGCAATGCAGTCAACCGTATGATTGAAAATGGTGTACAAGGTGTTGAATTTATTACGGTGAACACGGATGCTCAGGCATTACACCTGGCGAAATCCGAGCATAAATTGCAAATCGGTGATAAATTGACTCGTGGTCTTGGCGCTGGCGCCAACCCGGATGTAGGTAAAAAAGCAGCGGAAGAGTCCCGCGATCTGATCATGAACACGTTGAAAGGTGCAGACATGGTATTTGTTACAGCCGGTATGGGCGGTGGTACAGGTACAGGTGCGGCTCCGGTTATTGCTGAAATCGCTAAAGAGTGCGGTGCACTTACAGTGGGTGTCGTAACTCGCCCATTTACATTTGAAGGACGTAAACGTTCCAGCCATGCAGAGCAAGGTATTGAAGCTCTCAAGGAAAAAGTGGACACGCTGATCGTTATTCCGAATGATCGGTTGCTCGAAATTGTAGACAAAAAGACACCGATGCTTGAAGCATTCCGTCAAGCGGATAATGTACTTCGTCAAGCGGTACAAGGTATCTCGGATTTGATCGCTGTACCGGGTCTAATCAACCTTGACTTTGCTGACGTCAAAACGATTATGCATGAACGTGGATCTGCTCTTATGGGGATTGGTGAATCAACAGGTGAGAATCGTGCGGCAGAAGCAGCACGCAAAGCCATTATGAGTCCTTTGCTTGAAACATCCATTGAAGGTGCTCGCGGCGTAATTATGAACATTACGGGTGGCGTTAATCTGTCCCTGTATGAAGTGAACGAAGCGGCAGAGATCGTAACTTCTGCTTCCGATCCGGAAGTAAACATGATCTTTGGTGCCATCATCGATGAAGACTTGAAAGAGGAGATCAAGGTTACAGTTATCGCAACTGGTTTCGAAGACAAACCTGCTCCACCTCCACAAGGACGTAAGCCAGCTCCGGCAACAACGGAGACAACCGATACACGTTCGCCGAATCTGCGTCCGTTCGGAAATCAGCCGAGCAATGATCAGCTGGATATTCCGACATTTTTACGCAATCGTTCACGCAATAATAATAACGATTAA
- the ftsA gene encoding cell division protein FtsA yields the protein MSNNDIIVSLDIGTSKIRAIIGEMNNGTFNIIGVGSADSEGIRKGVIVDIDQTVQSIRNAVDHAERMVGIQISEVYVGISGNHIGLMSSHGVVAVSNEDREIGEEDMERVLKAAEVIAVPPEREIIDVVAKQYVVDGLEGIQDPRGMIGVRLEVEATIITGAKTAIHNLLRCVEKAGLKVSDLVLMSLGAGQLALSKDEKTMGSVLVDIGAGATTIAIFEEDSLVATSTLPIGGEFVTNDIAYGLRTLTDQAEKVKLKYGCAWLDDAAADVMFKVTRIGSNVDKEFSQEDLAAIIEPRVQEIFQMISQEVKRLGYNELPGGYILTGGTVSMPGVLQVAQHELAASVRVAVPDYIGVRDPGYTSGVGILHSVIRSLRIRPSINNGGGNNNNNNNNNKKPTNRPKPNTAQESEQKPGLFERLKNMFSEFI from the coding sequence TTGAGCAACAATGACATCATTGTTAGTTTGGACATCGGTACATCCAAAATTCGCGCTATTATTGGGGAAATGAATAATGGAACCTTTAATATTATAGGAGTTGGATCTGCCGACTCGGAGGGAATTCGCAAAGGTGTAATCGTAGATATCGATCAGACGGTGCAGTCGATCCGCAACGCAGTGGATCATGCAGAACGTATGGTGGGTATTCAAATATCCGAAGTGTATGTTGGAATCTCGGGAAATCATATCGGACTGATGAGCAGTCACGGTGTCGTGGCTGTTTCTAACGAGGATCGTGAAATCGGAGAAGAAGACATGGAACGGGTGTTGAAAGCAGCCGAAGTAATTGCAGTTCCGCCGGAACGGGAAATTATTGATGTTGTCGCCAAGCAATATGTTGTAGATGGCTTGGAGGGCATACAGGACCCCCGTGGAATGATTGGTGTTCGTCTGGAAGTTGAAGCAACGATCATTACGGGTGCAAAAACCGCGATACATAATCTTTTGCGCTGCGTGGAAAAAGCGGGTCTGAAAGTAAGCGATCTGGTTCTCATGTCGCTCGGAGCGGGTCAACTGGCTTTGTCCAAAGATGAAAAAACGATGGGTTCAGTGCTTGTGGATATTGGAGCAGGCGCAACAACCATCGCCATTTTTGAAGAAGACAGTCTTGTTGCAACATCAACATTGCCTATTGGTGGGGAATTCGTAACGAATGATATCGCCTATGGCTTACGCACGTTGACGGATCAGGCGGAGAAGGTGAAATTGAAATACGGATGCGCCTGGTTGGATGATGCTGCTGCGGATGTGATGTTCAAAGTAACCCGAATCGGCAGTAATGTAGACAAGGAATTTTCACAGGAGGATCTGGCGGCTATTATTGAACCTAGGGTTCAGGAAATATTCCAGATGATCTCTCAAGAAGTGAAGCGTCTTGGTTACAATGAGCTTCCTGGAGGTTATATACTAACGGGAGGTACGGTCTCTATGCCTGGGGTTCTGCAGGTCGCTCAGCATGAGCTTGCGGCTTCAGTACGAGTTGCAGTTCCGGATTACATTGGTGTGCGTGACCCTGGCTACACAAGCGGAGTCGGCATATTGCACAGTGTAATTCGCAGTTTGCGCATTCGTCCCTCGATCAATAACGGCGGTGGAAATAACAACAATAATAATAATAATAATAAGAAACCGACCAACCGTCCGAAGCCAAATACGGCACAGGAATCGGAGCAAAAACCTGGTCTGTTCGAACGGCTGAAGAATATGTTCAGTGAATTTATATAA
- a CDS encoding FtsQ-type POTRA domain-containing protein yields MPKSQIPVLKKNRPKGNTSRRIVIILLLLFIVLLAVLFFRSSMSRISAIEITGNVYTATSELLEKSGLKEGDQFFGTSTAEVIERLKTNKAISTVTVDKQFPGIIHIKVQEYDTVAYELGSDGTLKAILASGTSLTVPATIGVAVEKPILTQWKADDPLKAKLSQTLAKIPNELTTDISEIIPNPTPSFPDQIRMYTKSQFEVITTVSLLSDKVEYLNQVIETERPGKITMLEADTYVPFIPDDPEDDAEPGASP; encoded by the coding sequence ATGCCTAAAAGTCAAATTCCGGTTCTGAAGAAGAATCGGCCAAAAGGAAACACAAGCCGTAGAATTGTAATTATTCTCTTATTACTATTTATTGTATTGCTCGCTGTATTATTCTTTCGTTCTTCCATGAGTCGGATTTCGGCAATAGAAATTACGGGTAATGTATATACAGCGACTTCAGAGCTACTGGAGAAAAGTGGTCTGAAAGAAGGCGATCAATTTTTTGGGACAAGTACTGCCGAGGTGATTGAGCGTCTCAAGACCAACAAGGCCATTTCAACTGTTACCGTGGACAAGCAATTTCCGGGTATTATCCATATCAAGGTTCAGGAATATGACACCGTTGCGTATGAGCTTGGTTCTGACGGTACACTTAAAGCGATTTTGGCCAGTGGGACAAGCTTGACGGTTCCGGCTACAATTGGTGTTGCTGTGGAGAAGCCCATATTGACTCAATGGAAGGCTGATGATCCACTCAAAGCCAAACTGAGTCAGACACTGGCTAAAATCCCGAATGAATTGACGACGGATATTTCGGAAATTATTCCGAACCCAACGCCTTCATTTCCGGATCAGATTCGGATGTATACCAAATCACAGTTTGAAGTGATTACGACCGTCTCTCTTTTATCGGATAAAGTGGAATATCTAAATCAGGTGATAGAGACCGAACGGCCTGGGAAAATCACCATGCTTGAGGCAGATACCTATGTCCCGTTCATCCCGGATGACCCGGAAGATGATGCTGAGCCAGGAGCAAGCCCTTGA
- the murA gene encoding UDP-N-acetylglucosamine 1-carboxyvinyltransferase: MDKLVIEGGKPLSGSIRIHGAKNAALPIMAASLLADGEVTLHNVPHLLDIEVMLYILERLGCTCRHEQGTVTINTSQIRSYDVPEDLMKQMRSSIFLMGPLLAKFGHVSVYQPGGCAIGERKIDLHLRGLEALGALIEEQDQQIICHGRNLVGTDILLDFPSVGATENIMMAAVLAKGTTTICNAAREPEIQDLQNFLNAMGASIIGAGTDTITINGVEKLKPCSYEIIPDRIVAGTVMIAAAATRGNVTLTHCNPAHLTSLIHVLKRTGVQITVCNDIMTVSCMSRPKSVDRIVTSPYPSFPTDLQSQIMVLLSLADGFSVMKETVFEGRFKHVDELNVMGADISVDLNAAFIRGVPRLYGATVEATDLRAGAALVIAGLAAQGKTVVEQVHHIDRGYDQIEKLFQSLGASVERQSPVSKQLDFAN; this comes from the coding sequence TTGGACAAATTGGTGATTGAAGGCGGGAAACCCCTCTCAGGATCCATACGCATCCATGGAGCAAAAAATGCCGCTTTACCGATTATGGCCGCAAGTTTGTTGGCAGATGGAGAAGTTACACTGCATAACGTTCCACACTTGCTGGACATTGAAGTGATGCTGTATATCCTGGAACGGCTTGGATGCACGTGTCGGCATGAACAGGGAACAGTGACCATTAATACCTCGCAGATTCGGTCATATGATGTGCCAGAAGATCTAATGAAGCAGATGCGCTCTTCCATTTTTTTGATGGGACCATTGCTGGCTAAGTTTGGGCATGTGTCAGTGTATCAGCCAGGAGGCTGTGCCATCGGAGAACGCAAAATTGATCTTCACCTCCGGGGCCTGGAAGCGCTCGGAGCTTTAATTGAAGAGCAGGACCAACAGATTATCTGCCATGGCCGCAATCTGGTGGGTACAGATATTCTTTTGGATTTCCCGAGTGTGGGAGCAACCGAGAATATCATGATGGCAGCCGTTCTGGCTAAAGGGACGACAACCATTTGCAACGCGGCAAGAGAACCTGAAATACAGGATCTGCAAAACTTTCTGAATGCTATGGGTGCAAGTATCATTGGTGCAGGAACGGATACGATTACGATCAATGGCGTTGAGAAACTGAAGCCTTGTTCCTATGAGATTATACCGGATCGAATCGTTGCCGGAACTGTGATGATTGCAGCAGCAGCAACACGTGGCAATGTTACGCTTACACACTGCAATCCTGCTCATCTTACTTCACTTATACATGTATTGAAGCGCACTGGTGTTCAAATCACAGTCTGCAATGATATAATGACGGTGAGCTGTATGAGCCGTCCCAAATCAGTAGACCGTATTGTGACTTCTCCGTATCCTTCATTTCCGACAGATTTGCAATCGCAAATCATGGTGCTGCTCAGTCTGGCAGACGGATTCAGTGTGATGAAGGAAACGGTATTCGAGGGCCGGTTCAAACATGTGGATGAACTGAATGTGATGGGGGCTGATATTTCAGTCGATCTGAACGCAGCATTTATCCGTGGTGTTCCCCGTCTGTACGGGGCTACAGTAGAAGCAACCGATCTTCGTGCAGGTGCAGCTCTGGTCATTGCTGGTCTGGCTGCTCAAGGCAAAACGGTTGTGGAGCAAGTGCATCATATTGACCGGGGCTACGATCAGATCGAGAAGTTATTCCAAAGTCTTGGAGCATCGGTTGAGCGACAGTCACCCGTTTCAAAACAGTTGGATTTTGCCAATTAA
- the murB gene encoding UDP-N-acetylmuramate dehydrogenase, whose translation MHQWMSLLSQNNVGRVLENESLAKYTTWKIGGPADALVIPENKEQMMNLVQLLHKFQIPWMQLGRGSNMLVSDKGIRGVVVKPGDGFDYAEFHEGGVTAGAAHSFVKLSVVAAKKEWTGLEFGSGIPGTVGGAVYMNAGAHGSDVSRIFKFAEIVLETGELVRYSKEDMDFAYRHSVLHDRRGIVLEATFELQHGERKVISETMAAYKDRRRRTQPLQMACAGSVFRNPPGDHAARLIEAAGLKGMNQGGAQVSTMHANFIVNTGQATAEDVITLMQQIQSTISSQNGINLVPEVFVVGER comes from the coding sequence ATGCACCAGTGGATGTCGTTACTATCCCAGAATAATGTTGGCAGAGTTCTTGAAAACGAATCGCTAGCCAAATACACCACATGGAAGATCGGCGGTCCTGCGGATGCACTGGTCATTCCCGAGAATAAAGAGCAGATGATGAATCTCGTTCAATTGCTTCACAAGTTTCAGATTCCGTGGATGCAACTTGGACGGGGCTCAAACATGCTGGTGTCAGACAAAGGAATACGTGGTGTTGTTGTGAAACCAGGCGATGGCTTTGATTATGCCGAATTTCACGAAGGTGGTGTAACTGCCGGAGCAGCACATTCTTTTGTTAAACTCAGTGTGGTTGCTGCCAAAAAGGAATGGACCGGTCTGGAATTCGGCAGCGGTATCCCCGGCACTGTCGGTGGAGCCGTATACATGAATGCAGGTGCTCATGGATCGGATGTGTCACGGATATTCAAATTCGCTGAGATTGTACTGGAGACAGGGGAATTGGTACGTTACAGCAAGGAGGACATGGATTTTGCTTACCGCCACTCTGTTCTGCATGATCGGAGAGGCATCGTGCTGGAAGCTACATTTGAACTCCAGCATGGAGAACGCAAAGTCATTTCGGAAACCATGGCAGCTTACAAAGATCGCCGACGACGCACACAGCCACTGCAGATGGCATGTGCAGGCAGTGTATTCCGAAATCCACCGGGTGACCATGCAGCCCGTCTGATTGAAGCAGCAGGGCTCAAAGGCATGAATCAGGGAGGCGCACAGGTATCCACCATGCATGCCAATTTCATTGTCAATACAGGCCAAGCAACAGCAGAGGACGTTATCACCCTAATGCAGCAGATTCAGAGCACTATATCATCTCAAAACGGTATTAACCTGGTACCGGAAGTCTTCGTAGTGGGTGAACGGTAA
- the murG gene encoding undecaprenyldiphospho-muramoylpentapeptide beta-N-acetylglucosaminyltransferase gives MRVVLSGGGTGGHIYPAVAIARQCEAENPDSTFLYIGGTRGLESKLVPQENIPFKSIDITGFRRKLSIDNLKTVMRFIQGVRKSKKMLKEFKPDVVIGTGGYVCGPVVYAATKLGIPSIIHEQNAIPGLTNKFLMRYVDTVAVSFEGSEKSFSGAKKVIYTGNPRATTVAQASRDRGFATLGVPMNSRVVLVVGGSRGAKAINQAMVDMAPMLEQLDDVHVVYVTGDTYFDETREAIRSSLGTMPNHLHVLPYVHNMPEVLACTSLIVNRAGASFLAEITSLGIPSILIPSPNVTNNHQEANARTLEGGGASLTMLEKDLTGQVLYEAIAKIMNDELGRKRMAEASRKLGKPDAAEVLVHEIQRLAARR, from the coding sequence ATGCGAGTCGTTCTAAGCGGTGGCGGTACGGGTGGACATATCTATCCGGCCGTTGCCATAGCAAGACAATGCGAGGCGGAGAACCCGGACTCGACATTTCTATACATTGGAGGAACCAGAGGGTTGGAAAGCAAGCTGGTTCCCCAGGAAAATATCCCTTTTAAATCCATTGATATTACCGGCTTTCGACGGAAACTGTCCATCGACAACCTGAAAACGGTCATGCGTTTCATTCAAGGTGTACGCAAGTCCAAAAAAATGCTGAAGGAATTCAAACCGGATGTTGTGATAGGTACAGGTGGATATGTGTGTGGACCTGTGGTATATGCAGCAACAAAACTGGGAATTCCGAGTATAATTCATGAACAGAACGCCATCCCGGGTCTGACGAACAAATTTTTGATGCGGTATGTGGACACGGTTGCAGTTAGCTTTGAAGGTTCTGAAAAATCGTTTTCCGGCGCGAAAAAGGTGATCTACACCGGTAATCCACGGGCGACTACGGTAGCCCAGGCTAGCCGTGATCGTGGTTTTGCCACGTTAGGTGTACCGATGAACAGCCGTGTTGTTCTTGTGGTTGGTGGCAGTCGAGGGGCAAAAGCAATCAATCAGGCCATGGTGGACATGGCGCCAATGCTGGAACAACTGGACGATGTACATGTGGTTTATGTGACAGGGGATACCTATTTTGATGAAACGCGTGAAGCCATTCGCAGCTCATTGGGTACAATGCCAAACCATCTGCATGTCTTGCCTTACGTGCATAATATGCCTGAGGTGCTTGCCTGTACATCCTTGATTGTAAACCGCGCAGGTGCATCATTCCTTGCGGAGATTACGTCACTGGGCATTCCTTCCATTCTGATTCCGTCACCTAACGTGACTAACAATCATCAGGAAGCCAATGCACGTACGCTTGAAGGTGGGGGCGCATCACTCACGATGCTGGAGAAGGATCTTACAGGCCAAGTCCTGTATGAAGCCATCGCCAAAATTATGAATGATGAATTGGGACGAAAACGAATGGCTGAGGCCTCCCGGAAATTGGGTAAACCCGATGCTGCTGAAGTGCTTGTTCATGAAATTCAGCGTCTTGCTGCACGCCGGTAA
- the spoVE gene encoding stage V sporulation protein E — protein sequence MKQTRPAPDIWLLISILALLAIGIVMVYSAGSVLAFHDYGDSFYFVKRQALFAVLGLMAMFVTANVDYRVWRKYAKPILIACFIMLIAVLIPGIGVVRGGARSWLGIGSFGIQPSEFMKLGMILFLAHWLSKEPGKIKTFTTGLLPPLGLIGLAFGIIMLQPDLGTGTVMMGASMLIIFTAGARMKHLSLLALGGVAGFAALIAAAPYRLQRITAFLDPWSDPLGAGYQIIQSLYAIGPGGLAGLGLGMSRQKYSYVPEPQTDFIFSILAEELGFIGGMIVLLLFLVLVWRGMRVAMTVPDAFGSLLGVGIVGMVAVQVIINIGVVIGMMPVTGITLPLISYGGSSLTLMLTALGILVNLSRYAR from the coding sequence ATGAAACAGACGCGACCGGCACCAGATATTTGGTTGCTGATTAGTATTTTGGCATTGCTTGCCATCGGCATCGTAATGGTATACAGTGCGGGCTCGGTGCTTGCCTTTCATGACTATGGCGATTCTTTCTATTTTGTTAAAAGACAGGCCCTATTTGCGGTGCTTGGGCTTATGGCCATGTTCGTCACCGCTAACGTAGACTACCGGGTGTGGAGGAAATATGCCAAGCCGATATTGATTGCCTGTTTTATTATGCTCATTGCGGTGCTCATTCCTGGGATCGGTGTGGTTCGCGGCGGTGCACGAAGTTGGTTAGGCATAGGCTCGTTCGGTATCCAGCCTTCAGAATTCATGAAGCTGGGCATGATTCTGTTTCTCGCTCACTGGCTGAGCAAGGAACCGGGCAAAATCAAGACCTTCACAACGGGGCTTCTGCCACCGCTGGGATTGATCGGTTTGGCTTTTGGAATTATTATGCTGCAACCTGATTTGGGGACTGGCACCGTGATGATGGGCGCATCGATGCTTATTATTTTTACAGCCGGAGCGCGAATGAAACATCTGAGCTTGCTTGCTCTTGGCGGCGTAGCGGGGTTTGCAGCTTTGATTGCAGCAGCACCCTATCGGTTGCAGCGTATCACAGCGTTTTTGGACCCGTGGTCCGATCCGTTGGGTGCCGGATATCAGATCATTCAATCCTTATACGCGATTGGTCCTGGTGGACTGGCGGGATTGGGACTGGGTATGAGCCGGCAGAAGTACAGTTATGTACCTGAACCGCAAACGGACTTTATTTTTAGTATTTTGGCCGAAGAACTCGGCTTTATCGGTGGAATGATTGTATTATTGTTGTTTCTGGTGCTGGTGTGGAGAGGAATGCGTGTAGCCATGACCGTTCCGGATGCCTTCGGCAGTCTGCTGGGTGTGGGTATCGTAGGTATGGTAGCCGTACAGGTTATTATTAACATTGGTGTTGTCATTGGCATGATGCCTGTAACGGGCATTACCTTGCCTTTGATCAGCTACGGCGGATCATCATTGACCCTCATGCTCACAGCACTAGGCATTTTAGTGAATTTATCCCGTTATGCGAGGTGA